Proteins encoded within one genomic window of Spodoptera frugiperda isolate SF20-4 chromosome 7, AGI-APGP_CSIRO_Sfru_2.0, whole genome shotgun sequence:
- the LOC118266186 gene encoding hemolymph lipopolysaccharide-binding protein, which translates to MNKYIFLMLLPVVLGLNDEMPEHVPRYTFHRYPATFDEASYICKQEGGNLAVVTSKEVENEMLALWARSGPVVNPSHGLNAQAFIGLQLTSYGWKTIYGRYPPYVNWSSTWWGRQQPDSPAYQKCGSLLKEGGMDDVHCYYKLAFFCEN; encoded by the exons atgaataaatatatttttttaatgcttttGCCCGTGGTTCTGGGTTTAAACGACGAGATGCCAGAACATGTACCAAGATATACATTCCATCGTTATCCAGCCACCTTCGATGAAGCCAGTTACATTTGCAAACAGGAAGGTGGAAATCTTGCTGTCGTAACCTCCAAGGAGGTAGAGAAT GAAATGTTGGCGTTGTGGGCGCGTTCTGGCCCTGTTGTGAACCCGTCGCACGGATTGAATGCTCAAGCTTTTATCGGACTCCAGTTGACCTCATATGGGTGGAAAACTATTTATGGTAGGTATCCGCCATACGTTAACTGGAGCTCGACCTGGTGGGGAAGGCAGCAACCGGACAGCCCTGCCTATCAAAAGTGTGGTAGTTTGTTGAAAGAAGGGGGAATGGACGATGTTCACTGTTACTACAAACTCGCTTTCTTCTGCGAAAATTAA